One window of the Labilibaculum sp. genome contains the following:
- a CDS encoding glycoside hydrolase family 16 protein — MPLKNTILLLGTIFLLSSCNWKKSESSAKIAGDADNYQLVWSDEFDYTGLPDSTKWIYDTVGNSEGWGNNEAQHYTIAKKENAWVKDGVLSINALKEQYEGKEYTSARLNSKANWLCGKIEVNAKLPKGRGTWSAIWMMPADWTFKDGNWPNIGEIDIMEHVGHNLGVIHASAHSKDYQWQINTQQTDTIHISDVAEKFHSYIWEWTPEVMRAYVDDQLYFEYKNEGLGESKWPYVKPFYLILNVAVGGAWGSVEGIDAEAFPQTMQVDYVRIFQKK, encoded by the coding sequence ATGCCACTTAAAAATACCATCCTATTATTGGGAACAATATTTCTGCTGTCTTCCTGCAATTGGAAGAAATCAGAAAGCTCTGCAAAAATTGCAGGAGATGCTGACAACTATCAGTTGGTCTGGAGCGATGAATTTGATTATACCGGTTTACCTGATTCAACAAAGTGGATTTACGATACAGTTGGGAATTCGGAAGGTTGGGGAAATAATGAAGCTCAACATTATACAATTGCAAAAAAAGAAAATGCCTGGGTTAAAGATGGTGTTCTCAGCATCAATGCCTTAAAAGAGCAATACGAAGGCAAGGAGTATACATCTGCCCGTTTAAATTCAAAAGCAAATTGGTTGTGCGGAAAAATTGAGGTGAATGCCAAGCTTCCCAAGGGAAGAGGTACTTGGTCTGCCATATGGATGATGCCGGCAGACTGGACTTTTAAAGATGGAAATTGGCCAAATATTGGCGAAATCGACATCATGGAGCATGTTGGGCATAATTTAGGGGTGATTCATGCTTCGGCTCACTCTAAAGATTACCAATGGCAAATTAACACACAACAAACTGATACAATACATATATCTGATGTAGCTGAAAAATTTCATTCCTACATCTGGGAGTGGACACCTGAAGTTATGAGAGCCTATGTAGACGATCAACTTTATTTTGAATACAAAAACGAAGGTTTAGGCGAATCTAAATGGCCTTATGTAAAACCTTTCTACCTGATATTAAATGTTGCTGTAGGTGGAGCCTGGGGTAGTGTGGAAGGAATAGATGCTGAAGCATTTCCTCAAACTATGCAGGTTGATTATGTGAGGATCTTTCAGAAAAAATAA
- a CDS encoding family 16 glycosylhydrolase, whose product MKILRSLTHVKIFLSILFVSALLSCSKNDDEETYTPDFTFSEDANDANKIVFSNTSTGAYLFMQWDFGNGEVSEKERANTKDYTVFYSEKGDYNAKLTLWGLDNELSNNKSASKTVSIANDVFVADFTYLINSTKPNFVTLNNTTKGDYDRISWTYNHNEITGDNIDETEIYFSKAGIYDVELHVYKDDFEKVLTKQISIAQDDPDYLNNMTLVWSDEFDGSAVNTDYWTFETGSGGWGNNELQNYTNGDNAEVVDGKLIITARKVNDDKAAGSYTSARMISKGKKEFTFGRYEIRAKLPSGTGIWPAIWMLGSNINTAGWPACGEIDIMEYVGYQPDIVHATVHTTAGSGSNGDGSSVSLSTAEEEFHIYGLLWDETEMVFYIDTPDHITHTYAPSAKTAANWPFNEAQFFILNVAVGGNWGGAQGVDNSIFPQSMEVDYVRVYQ is encoded by the coding sequence ATGAAAATATTACGTTCACTTACACATGTTAAGATATTCCTGTCTATACTATTTGTGTCTGCATTACTGTCCTGCAGTAAAAATGATGATGAAGAAACCTATACTCCCGATTTCACTTTTAGTGAAGATGCGAATGATGCAAATAAAATCGTGTTTTCAAATACAAGTACAGGAGCGTATCTTTTTATGCAGTGGGATTTTGGAAATGGAGAGGTTTCTGAAAAGGAACGTGCAAATACAAAAGATTATACCGTTTTCTACTCCGAAAAAGGAGATTACAATGCGAAGCTGACTCTTTGGGGGCTGGATAATGAGCTGTCGAATAATAAGAGTGCAAGTAAGACTGTTAGTATTGCAAATGATGTTTTTGTTGCTGATTTTACTTATCTAATAAATAGTACGAAGCCAAATTTTGTCACACTAAATAATACAACCAAGGGCGATTATGATCGTATTTCATGGACATACAATCACAATGAGATCACTGGAGATAATATCGATGAAACTGAAATATATTTTTCAAAGGCAGGTATTTATGATGTGGAATTACATGTTTATAAAGATGATTTTGAAAAAGTTCTGACAAAACAGATAAGTATCGCTCAAGACGATCCGGACTATTTGAATAATATGACATTGGTATGGTCTGATGAATTTGATGGATCTGCGGTAAATACAGATTATTGGACCTTCGAAACCGGCTCAGGTGGATGGGGCAACAACGAATTACAAAATTACACCAATGGGGATAATGCCGAAGTTGTGGATGGCAAGCTGATCATCACGGCACGTAAAGTGAATGATGATAAAGCTGCCGGTTCGTACACCTCCGCACGCATGATCTCAAAAGGCAAAAAAGAATTTACATTTGGAAGATATGAAATTCGCGCCAAATTACCTTCCGGCACAGGAATATGGCCTGCCATATGGATGCTGGGAAGCAATATCAACACAGCTGGATGGCCTGCATGCGGAGAAATTGATATTATGGAATATGTAGGTTATCAACCTGATATAGTTCATGCAACAGTTCATACAACTGCCGGTTCAGGTTCTAATGGTGATGGTAGTAGTGTATCTCTATCAACCGCCGAAGAAGAATTCCACATTTATGGTTTATTATGGGATGAAACAGAGATGGTATTTTACATCGACACTCCTGATCATATCACTCATACCTATGCACCATCTGCTAAAACGGCAGCTAATTGGCCATTTAACGAAGCTCAATTCTTCATATTAAATGTAGCTGTAGGTGGAAACTGGGGAGGTGCTCAGGGAGTCGACAATTCAATTTTCCCTCAAAGCATGGAGGTTGATTACGTTCGGGTATACCAGTAA
- a CDS encoding sugar porter family MFS transporter — translation MNLKYTVFVSLIVALGGFLMGFDASVISGVVKFIEPQFNLTKIELGWSVSCLTLTATLAMLLAGPLSDKFGRRTILKYAAVLYFISALGSAFAPNFLFLVMARMLGGFGVGASLIIAPVYIAEIAPPKLRGTMVSFNQLNIVLGISVAFFTNYLILQLGKSDAGWAEFLQFSTFNWRWMLGLEALPAIIYFVFLFFVPRSPRWLAMNGLDDEALLVMERSLGTEEAEIQLKSITHSIKSSPQKEKVSFRELFQPSMKLVLLIGIVIAVTQQITGINSVFFYAPMIFEQTGIGTDASFSQAILVGLINLVFTLFAIWLVDRVGRKPLLIFGLTGIAISMFILSAGFGQATYQLTEKSIQECSLIAGSEDITSMQNVLYNSDVEFNKALKACVGEQTFKEHQTDFISKAISINPWLVLIGILGFVASFAISLGPVMWVLFSELFPNRVRGLAISFVGLINSGISFLVQLVFPWEQINFGNATTFLIYGIFGAIGLVFVFFMLPETKGKSLEELELILVKE, via the coding sequence ATGAATTTAAAATATACCGTTTTTGTTTCACTCATAGTTGCATTAGGTGGCTTTCTAATGGGATTTGACGCCTCTGTTATATCAGGTGTTGTGAAATTTATTGAACCTCAATTTAATTTAACGAAAATTGAATTGGGATGGTCGGTTAGCTGTTTAACTCTTACAGCAACTTTAGCTATGTTATTGGCAGGTCCGTTAAGTGATAAGTTCGGAAGAAGAACGATTCTTAAATATGCAGCTGTTCTCTATTTTATTTCTGCGCTGGGATCGGCATTTGCACCTAATTTTTTGTTTTTGGTAATGGCACGAATGCTTGGCGGTTTTGGTGTTGGAGCTTCTTTAATCATTGCACCGGTTTACATTGCCGAAATTGCTCCGCCTAAATTAAGGGGAACTATGGTTTCTTTTAATCAACTGAATATTGTACTGGGCATATCTGTTGCCTTTTTTACGAATTACCTGATTTTACAATTGGGAAAATCAGATGCTGGCTGGGCTGAATTCTTACAGTTTAGTACTTTCAATTGGCGTTGGATGTTAGGTTTGGAAGCCTTGCCTGCAATCATTTATTTTGTATTTCTATTCTTCGTTCCCCGCAGTCCAAGATGGTTGGCCATGAATGGATTGGATGATGAAGCCTTACTGGTTATGGAGAGATCTTTGGGAACAGAAGAAGCAGAAATTCAGCTAAAATCCATTACCCATAGTATTAAATCATCACCGCAAAAGGAAAAAGTATCCTTTAGAGAGTTGTTTCAGCCATCCATGAAATTGGTATTGCTCATTGGTATTGTGATTGCAGTTACGCAACAAATTACCGGTATCAATTCCGTATTTTTTTATGCTCCTATGATTTTTGAACAAACGGGTATTGGTACCGATGCTTCGTTTTCTCAGGCCATTTTAGTTGGCCTGATCAATTTGGTATTTACGCTTTTTGCAATATGGTTGGTCGACCGCGTTGGACGAAAGCCACTTTTGATTTTCGGATTAACTGGCATTGCAATTTCGATGTTTATCCTGTCTGCAGGATTTGGGCAGGCAACTTATCAATTGACCGAAAAAAGTATTCAAGAATGCTCATTAATTGCCGGTTCAGAGGATATTACATCCATGCAGAATGTTCTGTATAATAGCGATGTAGAATTTAATAAAGCTCTAAAAGCTTGTGTTGGCGAACAAACTTTTAAAGAACACCAAACCGATTTTATCTCCAAAGCAATTAGTATCAATCCATGGTTGGTTTTAATTGGTATCCTTGGTTTTGTGGCCTCTTTTGCTATTTCATTGGGACCGGTTATGTGGGTTTTGTTTTCAGAATTATTTCCGAATCGGGTTCGGGGATTAGCCATTTCATTTGTTGGTTTAATAAACTCGGGAATCAGTTTTTTGGTTCAGTTGGTCTTCCCTTGGGAGCAGATAAATTTCGGCAATGCCACAACATTTCTGATTTATGGAATTTTTGGTGCGATAGGACTTGTATTTGTTTTTTTCATGTTGCCCGAAACCAAAGGAAAATCTTTGGAGGAGTTGGAACTGATCCTTGTAAAAGAATAA